DNA sequence from the Malus domestica chromosome 06, GDT2T_hap1 genome:
AAAACTTTGGTGCGACGAATGAGGAACCATCACACCTTATTTTCCGCGACCAATGCTTTTGTTCATTGCGCAAAGTCTTTCTTCATGATCTTTGCACGACagattttgcgcgacgaagtttTTGTCTTGCATACGTTTGTACGATGCTATTAAGCTTTGCCCGACCAATTTATGTTCGTCGTGCTAAATGTTAAACGTGGTGGTGATTgatttttactttaatttgaGTCTCAACTCAATTCAAGTTCAACAAACTTTTAACAAAATAGGGCTGAAAATTTTAACTAGAATGAACGAGTCAAGGAGATCTCAAAACCATAAATTACGAGTGGGTGGGAAGAATATTTGAGTGGTTGTAATTGTTGCTCCATATGATCCTACAGTAAGCAAGGCTTCTATCATTGTGTGTGATTAGTTTACTTTTGTGTTCTCGATCGCTTATATATCATTGTGCTCTTATTGGTTTGAGGAAATAAAGGCTCAAACTTCCTGACATTTTCATGATACTTCAAAAAATCCATTGAAAACTTACTAAATTGTCTAACATATGGGCAATTTGATTCTTACTGTTGGAGGAAAGATCAGCAATTTTCAGTTATACTGCAGAAAGGAAGAATACAAGAGAATATATATGGAGGATGACTTTTGAACGGCGActgaaatttaattttattgctttcaattttttattacaaCACTAGGCCATCTTATTATTGGCTATTTTTTAATAACATTCAGACCTTTTGATAACAGCTATAACTCTTGGATTAGTTCCAAGAGACATAACTCTACATTACAGAAACTGCATTACGTTTAACACTTACATCATTGACATGATCCTAGTTGATCTAAGGTTCTTACATATATCCTCCTTAGGTTCCTGAGTAATCCTCTCTAGTTCCTCCTGAAATCTCTCCATGGCCGAGAATGGCAAACACATTGGTACCAATATTCCATCCTCAGtgttgtttttgtgttgaacGTAGAAGCTAATCAAATCCAAGGCCTTGGCGGGTCCAGCAAATACCGGTTGTCCCCATCCAAAATTGACATCTCCAAAACCTGCACGCGTTGTATCAGAAACTATAAAATAACTTCCTGTCGATGAATATTGAGGTCGCCCTCTTAGTACCAAAAGATCTGCCACTGATCTTAAGTATTCTTCATTCATGGTAGCTTTAGCCTTCTTCACCAACTCCAAAGCATATCCCAGTGGATTTTTGCATAGAGGTTCAGCCTTTGAAACTGCAGTTGGAAATGCAAATGCATTGCCATAGTATCCCAAGGGAAGACATGAAAAGCGAACAGCCTGGTTTGGATTAATTTTAAGTGCAAGAGTGCGACATTTCCACAAACAAGCTGTGATCAAGTCAAAtgtggagcaagtggaaattaGGTGGGGTGGAATCTGTTTTCGAAGGACTCTCATCTCTTTGGCACCAAAGTAGAAAGATCGTTGAACCATGTTTGACTGGTTACTGGATGCGTATAAACCATCAGAATGATCAATCACGTCTTCATATTCATGATGAGCACATGTAATTCTTGGTGGATCTCGAGCGAacaagagctctctctcccacaCTGGTAGAATAGATGGTGCATGTGCGCCTCTTGCCATCTCCGCAATGGCAGTCAGGAACAGGAGCAATCCAGGTGCATCACACATTGTGTGGTTTAGGCGCAATGCAAGTATGAAACCTCCACATATAAGACAGGTCACCTGTATATTGCAAAAGTTAGTTACTAGACttttttcttgatcatcataTTCATGCTAGTTAACAATTCtttaaaagaaaagacaaaaaaaaaaaaaaaaaaaaaaaaaaaaaaaaaaaaaaaaccatctaaATTAGATGATCTAATTAGGAAACAAAAATTTCTTAAAAATTAGGAATAAAATTCAAGAAAGATGGAGTCTCTTTGAAAGAGTCTTGTGCATGTTATGGTTACTTGAAAGAGTCTTTAAATATAGAGGAATTAGACAAAACGCTTATTGAAGAGAAAAATTTAGACATAAGACAAAGAGGACGACATGACGACAGGCAAAAGACCTAGAAGAAGAACGGCAAAGGAAAACCTACACAATAAAGGTGATGTGAGATTGGTAGAAAACCTAGGACCTAATTAGGCAGATACCATGTAGAAATATAATTTCCTCTATTCGGTGTGTATACAAATTTTGGAATGTATAGGGTTAAACATAAGGATTGTcgaagaaaaattagttttgaaAAATAAGGAAAAGCGTCTCATAATCTTTTCTTTCCAAAACCACCTAATGACTTTCTTTAATCATAAGAACAAAGAGGTGTGGTAGTATCATTGATAAGTTCAAGTTTGGGTGTAGTGGCAGTATGATAAATTTTCGTTTATGAAAAGGGTTGTCAATTTTatgaaaaaagttaaaaacagtTGCGGTGCAACCAAACTTCAACTTATTTACAATATTGTTAGTGCTTTCTTGTTTATGTCCTTATTTGTcattaaaattttcatatgtTGTTGATTGCACTAATTTCTTACAAAAAATCTTCTGCGTGTGTATGCGACCTTAACGCAAAAAACACTACTCATACCCTTAACctacttccaattttttgtaaaGAATTAATGGCTATGACCaaatatgaaaacgaaaaactaaataacatgtaattgataattaattgaCTCTGACTCACCTGAACCAGCAGCAACGGACAACCAATAATTCCATTAGAGCTTGGAAAATtaaataagaactcctctaagAGTGGACAAGGGGGTAGAATTTTATCTCCTAGTTGCTCAAGTGTGACATTAGCAAAAGCCTCGACAAACAAGATACCTTCACCATTGCAATCAACCATGAGCTTTCTGTTAGGCCCTTCCCTAAGCCTTCCAGCTAAAGGGTAGTAATACACTAATGCTCTACTTAAGGCTTCCCTAATCACCTTAACGGGATTACGATTTTTATTAAGTGAAGGGTTATCTTTGTAACACATGATGATTGGAACCTGAAATCTCAAACCTTCTTGATCGTCAATATCTGAGAGAAACTTTGTTTCCTGAGGCATTGGCTTTACTGGAGTTATAAGTTCCGGCTGCAATCGTTTCACCTGAAGTACTGAGGATGGCATCATTTCAGTAACGAGCTTAAGAACCAGCAAAAAATCAAAGGATTTGGAACTTTTATTTTGTGGTATACATGCTAACTAAAAGTTGATGGTCAGTACTTATATAGCGTTATGCAGACGCTCTAGGGTTCCCGAATATTCCGTCCAAGTTTCCACCAGCTGTGAATGTGATTCTTTTCGTTTCTATTAAAAATGTTGTTCGTTGCAAAGAAAATCATGTTGTTGAGAGATTCCGTCCAAGTTTCCGCCCGTTGTGCATGGGACCGTTTAACAGTCACACCACAAGGATAGGAGGACAGGTGTGCGGTAGAAAACCTTTGATAGGGATGGAAGGAAAAAGGCCAACATCGTACTACGTACCTGCCCCAACCTATCATTATTGTAAAACATCGATGAGACGTCTGCTACAAAGGAAAACATTGTTGTTTTATAATGACTGGCATATAAATTTTGACTGAACTGGTGACTACTCAATTATGAGTACAGATTCTTTTTGGatctaaaaaaattaagtttaagAATCAAataatctggaccgttgaaatttgatccaacagttaCAAATAAGAAAcctctctaaaagttataataattgtagtcatttgatcaaatttaaaCAGTTatgatcatttgatccttaggcttagttttttttttaaatctagaGAGGATTTGTACTCCTCAATTATCTCATGATAAAAGTTTGTTATGATGAAGCAAGTGTTGGACTTCACACATGAGACAATTTGGTCTGTACCATGACAAAAGTTGACATTCCatcgccacttagtactatggttttgtgatattcctcttcacttgtaagtgagattttaggttcaattctcgccaaaaacgaatttagaccacattattgttagtccatTGTGAGTATAAGCCCATCATTTTTCCCTCAGTGTAAATAatgtcgtttgttaaaaaaaaatagttgagatttcatcataaaactaattgacaatatgaagagcaactcaattacttataagcacatgtaagGTCCTTCCTTACCTAATATGAGATCCATACTCTCAACATTTCACTGTTAAGCAAATATGtacaaaaacaaaatggaaCAAATAATTCGATCACTTGACAAAATAGAACTCACTGAATACAATATTATGTTTGTTAAAGATATGACTCAAAGACAATATTATGTTTGTTAAAATGGAATTGGAGCTTCTGATTACACCCAACTTTTATCTCCTCACCCAAGGAACTCTTTTTACTCTACAAGATTTAAAAAACTTAACATCTACTCTCCGCACTCACCAAATCTCCCAAAATTACCCCTTCCAAATCATTCTCCATCTTACACGGTATATCTTCTCATCCAAAAACCTCCCCTTCAATATGGGGCTGCCGAACCCACTTTCCTCCAATATTCATCAAGCTATGCACACTCTTTTGAGAATTCAACTTAATTATACATGAAACCAGCATCTCTTTGCAACTTCTTGTGAATTATGTCTTTATTTGAGTTCATTTAAGTTGGTGGTTAGCCATCCAATTGTTCCTCCCCATCAATTTTTAGaagaaatcaaaccaaactaGACTCGAGTGTTCTTATATTCATTGGAGTTGAATACAACAATATGTAAAATTCCATCACTAAGAAGCCAAATTGTATCAAGACTTTGTAACAGTAGCATGAGGGTCAGGAGTCGACTTGGAGGAGAAGATCGCAAGCGGGTTCAGCTAGCATTGGTTAATCGAACCTCCATTTCCATGTTCATGGTTATCGGCTAATCCTCAACTCTTATGTTCGGTGCTTAACTTCTGAACATTGAACTTGTCAAATTTCGTGTTCAGCATGTTCAAATACATGATTCATTCTTGTTGTATTTTATTGAA
Encoded proteins:
- the LOC103428164 gene encoding alcohol acyl transferase 2-like; this translates as MMPSSVLQVKRLQPELITPVKPMPQETKFLSDIDDQEGLRFQVPIIMCYKDNPSLNKNRNPVKVIREALSRALVYYYPLAGRLREGPNRKLMVDCNGEGILFVEAFANVTLEQLGDKILPPCPLLEEFLFNFPSSNGIIGCPLLLVQVTCLICGGFILALRLNHTMCDAPGLLLFLTAIAEMARGAHAPSILPVWERELLFARDPPRITCAHHEYEDVIDHSDGLYASSNQSNMVQRSFYFGAKEMRVLRKQIPPHLISTCSTFDLITACLWKCRTLALKINPNQAVRFSCLPLGYYGNAFAFPTAVSKAEPLCKNPLGYALELVKKAKATMNEEYLRSVADLLVLRGRPQYSSTGSYFIVSDTTRAGFGDVNFGWGQPVFAGPAKALDLISFYVQHKNNTEDGILVPMCLPFSAMERFQEELERITQEPKEDICKNLRSTRIMSMM